The following proteins come from a genomic window of Miscanthus floridulus cultivar M001 chromosome 2, ASM1932011v1, whole genome shotgun sequence:
- the LOC136517090 gene encoding protein PELPK2-like, which produces MASTSSRFLAVALVMAAVLLSGANTCHAARRLDELPLPQVPDVPKLPMPEVPNLPVPELPMPEVPKLPVPPVPEAPTVPQLPGVPGVPLPSAAVP; this is translated from the coding sequence ATGGCCTCCACCTCGAGCCGCTTCCTGGCCGTGGCGCTCGTCATGGCCGCCGTGCTCCTCAGCGGCGCCAACACGTGCCACGCGGCCCGCCGCCTCGACGAGCTGCCGCTGCCTCAAGTGCCAGATGTGCCGAAACTGCCGATGCCTGAAGTGCCGAATCTGCCAGTGCCGGAGCTGCCGATGCCTGAAGTGCCGAAGCTTCCGGTGCCGCCGGTGCCCGAAGCGCCGACGGTGCCCCAACTGCCGGGCGTGCCCGGCGTGCCGCTACCTTCCGCCGCGGTGCCATAG
- the LOC136537932 gene encoding reticulon-like protein B8, which produces MSERSESATEKIMSSIMDTIADNLPKQKSGHFDPGSVSDKVKNKLFGRQKTLHGVLGGGKPADVLLWRNKKISSSVLALATAIWVFFEWLDYHFLTIVSFALVLGMVVQFVWSNFSNMLSGSPSQVPRVELPDELFVNIAVAIGAQVNKFLCFLQDVSCERNLKHFAVAIVGLWAAAVIGSWCNFLTVIYIGFVCVHTLPVLYEKYEDQVDDFLYSLLGLLRDQYQKLDQGVLSKIPKGNMKAKKNE; this is translated from the exons ATGTCGGAACGTTCTGAGAGTGCAACTGAAAAGATTATGAGCAGCATCATGGATACCATTGCTGACAACCTTCCTAAGCAGAAGTCTGGGCATTTTGATCCAGGTTCAGTCTCTGACAAAGTGAAGAACAAGCTGTTTGGTCGTCAGAAGACCTTGCATGGAGTTCTGGGTGGTGGAAAAC CTGCTGATGTGCTGTTATGGAGGAACAAGAAGATATCATCGAGTGTTCTGGCTCTTGCAACAGCTATTTGGGTTTTCTTTGAGTGGCTTGACTACCACTTTCTGACAATTGTTTcgtttgcccttgttcttggaatggTTGTCCAGTTTGTCTGGTCCAACTTCTCAAACATGCTAAGCGG ATCTCCTTCTCAGGTGCCCCGAGTTGAATTGCCTGATGAGTTATTTGTGAACATTGCCGTTGCAATCGGTGCCCAAGTAAACAAGTTCCTGTGCTTCCTTCAGGATGTGTCTTGTGAAAGAAACTTGAAGCATTTTGCAGTG GCGATTGTCGGACTGTGGGCTGCTGCAGTGATTGGAAGTTGGTGCAATTTCCTGACAGTCATATATATCG GGTTTGTTTGTGTTCACACACTTCCTGTGCTCTATGAGAAGTACGAAGACCAAGTCGATGATTTCCTCTACAGCCTTCTTGGTCTGTTGCGAGATCAGTATCAGAAGCTTGACCAAGGCGTCTTGAGCAAGATTCCCAAGGGGAACATGAAGGCTAAGAAGAACGAGTAA